The following are encoded in a window of bacterium genomic DNA:
- the uppS gene encoding di-trans,poly-cis-decaprenylcistransferase: protein MSEPKPVQCIGIILDGNRRWAKEKGLPTFEGHRRGFENLKSAARWVRDRGVPHLAVFAFSTENWNRSEEEVSYLMDIFSDAIRDCGEELGRDGIRVRFAGQRDRFSDSLQQGMRETEEKTRNNTAMTLWVCLSYGGRAEIIAAAQAASEHEGLLTEDLLRQHLWTAEMPDPDIIIRTGGAQRISNFLLWQAAYSELFFLEPHWPDFSEQTLDKVLAEYAERERRMGK, encoded by the coding sequence ATGTCCGAACCGAAGCCGGTCCAATGCATCGGCATCATCCTCGATGGCAATCGCCGCTGGGCGAAAGAGAAAGGCCTTCCCACGTTTGAGGGGCATCGTCGAGGATTTGAAAACCTCAAATCCGCCGCCCGATGGGTGCGCGATCGCGGGGTCCCGCACCTTGCGGTATTCGCGTTCTCCACGGAAAACTGGAATCGATCTGAGGAGGAGGTTTCGTATCTCATGGATATATTCAGCGACGCGATCCGTGATTGCGGGGAGGAGTTGGGGCGAGATGGTATCCGAGTCCGTTTTGCGGGTCAGCGTGATCGATTTTCGGATTCGTTACAACAAGGGATGCGGGAGACTGAAGAAAAAACCCGAAATAACACGGCGATGACCTTATGGGTGTGTCTTTCGTATGGTGGCCGAGCAGAAATCATTGCTGCTGCACAAGCGGCAAGTGAGCACGAAGGACTACTCACCGAGGACCTCCTCCGTCAGCATCTATGGACCGCAGAGATGCCCGATCCGGATATCATCATCAGAACCGGTGGGGCGCAGCGTATTTCTAATTTCCTCCTCTGGCAGGCGGCCTACAGCGAGCTTTTCTTTCTTGAGCCGCACTGGCCTGATTTCAGCGAACAGACCCTCGACAAGGTCCTTGCCGAGTATGCGGAGCGGGAGCGCCGGATGGGAAAGTAG
- the rplS gene encoding 50S ribosomal protein L19 — MTAAKAKTGTKISELKPGDTVRVWQKIEEKGKTRLQAFEGLILARKHGNEIGGTFTVRKVASGVGVEKIFPVHSPMIDRVELVKRARMRRAKLYFIREKVAREARRQLRRSRLVHEADADVNEPAAEAEVVAAEAGTTEENK; from the coding sequence ATGACAGCGGCTAAGGCAAAGACTGGCACCAAGATCTCGGAGCTCAAACCGGGAGATACGGTGCGCGTGTGGCAGAAGATCGAGGAAAAGGGTAAGACCCGCCTCCAGGCATTCGAGGGCCTTATCCTTGCTCGTAAGCACGGCAATGAGATCGGCGGAACCTTCACGGTCCGCAAGGTCGCTTCCGGTGTCGGCGTCGAGAAGATCTTCCCGGTCCACTCGCCGATGATCGATCGCGTCGAGCTCGTCAAGCGCGCACGTATGCGCCGCGCGAAGCTCTACTTCATCCGCGAGAAGGTGGCGCGCGAAGCTCGCCGCCAGCTCCGCCGTTCGCGCCTCGTGCATGAGGCGGATGCTGACGTCAACGAACCTGCTGCAGAAGCAGAAGTCGTTGCAGCGGAAGCTGGTACGACTGAGGAAAATAAGTAA
- a CDS encoding DUF2914 domain-containing protein encodes MRRYLSKLPRSTEELLRWYEHYISPATLIIAFTLDTLAFKRVDLLLSNLLLFTYLTLAATSIVLYHLIQSGKLRGKFFLSILPFVPVGMQFGFGGLFSGFVILYSQSAAYATSWIFVVLLAALLIGNERFRKLYTGFVFQASVLFVTLLSFLIFFLPVATGKIGMAIFLISEAIAVGAITLFVILFGRVAPEVWRASRVQFFRSTASIFLIFNLLYFTNAIPPLPLALKEATVAHSVRRINGEYHLQTEPLKWYQQYLQYNNVFHKAPGETVYVFTSVFAPTRLSTTVTHEWQFKEPTTGEWVDVSEVSFPIQGGRDGGYRGYTLEDVTVPGLWRVNVRTSDDRLIGKVTFRIQDVGVRATTTEVIR; translated from the coding sequence ATGCGACGGTACCTTTCCAAGCTGCCACGGAGCACCGAGGAACTTTTGCGCTGGTACGAGCACTACATTTCTCCCGCGACGCTCATTATCGCGTTCACGTTGGACACACTCGCGTTCAAGCGCGTCGATCTCCTCCTGAGTAATCTGCTCCTTTTCACGTATCTCACGCTCGCGGCGACATCGATCGTTCTCTATCATCTCATCCAATCAGGTAAATTGCGCGGCAAATTCTTTCTCTCGATATTGCCGTTCGTGCCGGTGGGGATGCAGTTCGGTTTCGGCGGTCTTTTCAGCGGGTTCGTGATCCTCTACAGCCAAAGCGCCGCATATGCGACGAGTTGGATATTTGTCGTCTTGCTCGCGGCGCTCCTCATCGGTAATGAGCGCTTCCGAAAGCTCTATACGGGTTTCGTATTCCAAGCGAGCGTGCTCTTCGTAACGCTGCTTTCGTTCCTCATCTTCTTCCTGCCGGTCGCGACAGGGAAGATCGGCATGGCGATCTTCCTTATCAGTGAAGCGATCGCAGTCGGAGCGATCACGCTGTTCGTCATCCTCTTCGGTCGTGTTGCGCCGGAAGTCTGGCGCGCATCGCGTGTGCAGTTCTTCCGCAGCACGGCATCCATCTTCCTCATCTTCAATCTTCTGTATTTCACGAATGCGATCCCGCCGCTACCGCTCGCACTTAAAGAGGCGACGGTCGCGCACTCGGTGCGCCGCATCAATGGGGAATACCACCTGCAGACCGAGCCGTTGAAGTGGTACCAGCAATACCTGCAATACAACAACGTATTCCATAAGGCGCCGGGAGAGACGGTGTATGTGTTTACGTCGGTTTTCGCGCCGACACGACTCTCGACGACGGTTACCCATGAATGGCAGTTCAAGGAACCGACGACGGGGGAGTGGGTGGATGTGAGCGAGGTGAGTTTCCCGATCCAGGGCGGACGTGATGGCGGGTACCGTGGCTATACGCTCGAAGACGTGACCGTGCCGGGCCTCTGGCGCGTGAATGTCCGCACGAGCGATGATCGGCTTATCGGGAAGGTTACGTTCCGCATCCAAGATGTCGGGGTGCGGGCGACGACAACCGAAGTTATCCGTTAA
- the nusG gene encoding transcription termination/antitermination factor NusG has product MKQTYGTDRQWYAVHTYSGYEDAVARNLKQRIESFGMQNSIFDVVVPTEKKIKIKNGRKTEVKEKTFPGYVLVDMIATDEAWSVVRNTPQVTGFVGTANQAVPLSPDEVEKILKRTAGEQVRHAIDLAEGDAVAIIDGPFKDLEGKVGEIDEERGKVKVLVPMFGRETPVELEADQVQRL; this is encoded by the coding sequence ATGAAGCAGACCTACGGCACAGATCGTCAGTGGTACGCGGTCCATACCTACTCCGGGTATGAGGATGCGGTCGCGCGCAATCTCAAGCAGCGCATCGAATCATTCGGCATGCAGAACAGCATCTTCGATGTCGTCGTCCCCACCGAGAAGAAGATCAAGATCAAGAATGGCCGCAAGACCGAAGTGAAGGAGAAGACTTTCCCAGGCTATGTCCTCGTGGACATGATCGCCACCGATGAGGCATGGTCGGTCGTCCGCAACACCCCGCAGGTGACCGGTTTCGTCGGTACCGCCAACCAGGCAGTGCCACTTTCTCCGGATGAAGTCGAAAAGATCCTCAAGCGCACCGCAGGGGAGCAGGTCCGCCATGCGATCGACCTCGCCGAGGGCGATGCAGTCGCTATCATCGACGGTCCCTTCAAGGATCTCGAGGGCAAGGTCGGCGAGATTGACGAAGAGCGAGGAAAGGTTAAAGTACTGGTTCCTATGTTCGGCCGCGAGACTCCGGTGGAGCTCGAAGCTGACCAGGTCCAACGCCTCTAA
- a CDS encoding AAA family ATPase encodes MTQEDALSILKLGVNVFLTGEPGAGKTHTINQYIHWLRERGVEPAVTASTGIAATHVGGMTIHSWSGIGVKKRLTDWDIENIQAREKTAKRIYDAKILIIDEISMLDADTLESVDAVLRALRQPVMQESRPFGGLQVIFVGDFFQLPPVSRGENVRFAFDSDAWKAANPVVCYLSEQHRQEDAAFLDLLNAVRRGEVEDVHYESLRSRMKRVSEKKKVTRLHTHNAEADRINDESLAEVDGKTHVFHMTTKGSRTLVDALKQNALSPETLVLKEGATVMFTRNNFDMGYVNGTLGEVVGFANSGYPIVKTKRGDRIEAVPGEWSITDGSKILAQIKQVPLRLAWAITVHKSQGMSLDAAIIDLSQAFEFGQGYVALSRVRSLDGLFLEGFNERALQLHPQIVRQDELFRAKSDAAQRRISTIPDEERGVLEKNFLRAIGAREPEPIKPKKALEKGKLEKIREKFPNAGRPWTKDDDERLTELFEADTPMKTIAKEFGRKASAITARLVKLELIEDPYWSNKNKTPRAEE; translated from the coding sequence ATGACGCAGGAAGATGCACTCTCCATACTCAAGCTTGGCGTGAATGTCTTCCTCACCGGTGAGCCGGGGGCGGGGAAGACGCATACGATCAACCAATACATCCACTGGCTGCGCGAGCGGGGAGTGGAGCCGGCAGTGACGGCTTCGACCGGTATTGCGGCGACGCATGTGGGAGGCATGACGATCCATAGCTGGAGCGGTATCGGCGTGAAGAAGAGATTGACCGACTGGGATATCGAGAACATCCAAGCTCGGGAGAAGACCGCGAAGCGTATCTATGACGCAAAGATTCTCATCATCGACGAGATCTCCATGCTTGATGCGGACACGCTTGAGAGCGTGGATGCGGTGCTGCGTGCGTTGCGGCAGCCGGTCATGCAGGAGAGTCGGCCGTTCGGCGGTCTCCAAGTCATCTTCGTGGGGGACTTCTTCCAGCTGCCGCCGGTTTCCCGTGGGGAGAACGTACGCTTCGCCTTTGATTCAGATGCATGGAAAGCCGCGAATCCGGTCGTGTGCTACCTCTCCGAGCAGCACCGTCAGGAGGATGCAGCATTCCTGGATCTCTTGAATGCCGTGCGTCGCGGAGAGGTGGAAGACGTGCACTATGAATCACTTCGCTCCCGCATGAAGCGAGTGAGCGAGAAAAAGAAAGTGACCCGACTGCATACGCATAATGCTGAGGCGGATCGCATCAATGACGAATCGCTCGCCGAGGTAGATGGAAAGACCCATGTCTTCCATATGACGACGAAAGGTTCACGTACGCTCGTCGACGCACTGAAGCAGAATGCACTCTCGCCGGAGACGTTGGTACTTAAAGAAGGAGCGACGGTGATGTTCACGCGCAACAATTTCGATATGGGGTATGTGAACGGGACGCTCGGTGAAGTCGTGGGCTTCGCGAACAGTGGGTATCCGATCGTGAAGACTAAGAGGGGGGATCGTATCGAGGCGGTGCCGGGAGAGTGGAGTATCACCGACGGCTCGAAAATACTGGCGCAGATAAAACAGGTGCCGCTCCGTTTGGCGTGGGCGATCACGGTGCATAAATCGCAGGGGATGTCGCTGGATGCGGCGATCATCGATCTATCACAGGCGTTCGAGTTCGGGCAGGGATATGTCGCGCTCTCGCGCGTGCGTTCGCTCGACGGGCTTTTTCTTGAAGGATTTAACGAGCGAGCCTTGCAGCTGCACCCGCAGATCGTGCGCCAGGACGAACTCTTCCGTGCAAAATCCGACGCCGCACAGCGACGCATTTCGACCATACCTGATGAGGAGCGGGGAGTGTTGGAGAAGAACTTCCTACGTGCCATCGGCGCACGCGAGCCGGAACCCATAAAACCCAAGAAAGCTCTCGAAAAGGGAAAGCTCGAAAAAATACGTGAGAAGTTCCCGAATGCCGGTCGTCCGTGGACGAAAGATGATGATGAGCGCCTGACGGAGCTCTTTGAAGCGGACACGCCCATGAAAACCATCGCCAAGGAATTCGGCCGCAAAGCGAGTGCTATTACGGCACGGCTCGTGAAGCTTGAGCTTATCGAAGACCCGTACTGGTCGAACAAAAACAAGACACCTCGCGCTGAAGAGTAG
- a CDS encoding DUF378 domain-containing protein, translating into MSSLNSLTFILLVVGGLNWLLFALTGMDVGSILGGMDSMIAKIIYLLVGLSALYQLFTHKWSGGSAM; encoded by the coding sequence ATGAGCTCACTTAACTCTCTGACGTTCATCCTCTTGGTCGTCGGCGGTCTCAACTGGCTGCTGTTCGCCCTCACGGGTATGGATGTCGGTTCCATCCTCGGCGGCATGGATTCGATGATTGCAAAGATCATCTACCTGCTCGTCGGTCTCTCAGCGCTCTACCAGCTCTTCACCCACAAGTGGTCGGGCGGTTCGGCGATGTAA
- the argS gene encoding arginine--tRNA ligase — protein sequence MPQVRDALATALEKEGVQDPQFTLEHTADFAHGDYASSVALAYAKQLNTNPRSLAEKLVASMGNIEGVSKIEIAGPGFINFTLEAKFLFEMLKIGLAHGDAWGRSMQLQGKKVMVEYTDPNPFKAFHIGHLMSNTIGESLARLQEAAGAEVIRANYQGDLGVHVACAIWGIKKLGIHPTNADEFGRAYAEGATAYKENAEAKTEIDAINKKLYDQSDAELNELYDTGRTESLEAFERIYAILGTKFDHYFFESETGPIGKKIVESNPAVFPESEGARVFKGEEHGLHTRVFLNSQGLPTYEAKELGLEKLKTELYPDAETLYIVTANEVVDFFRVVKKAMEIVHPEIAAKLTHVSHGMMKLPEGKMSSRTGNVVTGESLIKDLAEVAKERAAESRADDKEKLAQDIAVAAIKFQILKGSTGKDIIFERERALSVEGDSGPYLQYTHARTHAIVEKAKDSGVEAAFDPAASVPELARLIFRFYDVVKRSRAELEPHHVTNYLIAVAAAFNSWYAQEQILDGTPAAAHKVALTDITRLTLKNGLWLLGIPTPEKV from the coding sequence ATGCCACAGGTACGCGACGCTCTTGCTACGGCCCTCGAGAAGGAGGGAGTTCAGGATCCTCAGTTCACTCTCGAACACACGGCGGATTTCGCGCACGGTGATTATGCGTCGAGCGTTGCGCTCGCATATGCGAAGCAGTTGAATACGAATCCGCGTTCTCTCGCAGAAAAGCTCGTCGCTTCGATGGGGAATATCGAAGGTGTTTCGAAGATTGAGATCGCGGGTCCTGGGTTCATCAACTTCACCCTCGAGGCGAAATTTCTCTTTGAGATGCTGAAGATTGGTCTCGCGCACGGTGACGCATGGGGGCGCAGCATGCAGCTGCAGGGAAAGAAGGTGATGGTGGAATATACCGATCCGAATCCTTTTAAGGCATTCCATATCGGGCACCTCATGAGCAATACGATCGGCGAATCACTCGCGCGATTGCAGGAAGCTGCTGGTGCCGAAGTCATCCGTGCGAACTATCAGGGCGATCTCGGCGTGCATGTCGCCTGTGCCATCTGGGGAATCAAGAAGCTCGGCATCCATCCGACAAACGCCGATGAATTCGGTCGCGCCTATGCGGAAGGCGCGACCGCCTACAAAGAGAATGCAGAAGCAAAAACGGAGATCGATGCGATCAATAAGAAACTCTACGATCAATCTGATGCTGAATTGAATGAACTGTACGATACGGGACGCACAGAATCTCTTGAGGCATTTGAACGGATTTACGCAATTCTTGGTACGAAGTTTGATCACTATTTCTTTGAAAGCGAGACAGGGCCGATCGGAAAGAAGATCGTCGAGAGCAATCCGGCAGTGTTCCCAGAATCCGAGGGCGCACGTGTTTTCAAAGGCGAAGAGCATGGGCTCCATACGCGAGTATTTCTCAATTCCCAAGGGCTTCCGACGTACGAGGCGAAAGAGCTTGGTCTGGAGAAACTGAAGACCGAACTATATCCGGATGCGGAGACGCTCTACATCGTGACGGCAAATGAAGTCGTTGATTTCTTCCGCGTGGTGAAAAAGGCGATGGAAATCGTCCATCCGGAAATCGCGGCGAAGCTTACGCACGTCTCGCACGGCATGATGAAGCTTCCTGAAGGGAAGATGTCTTCTCGCACCGGTAACGTCGTCACGGGAGAATCGCTCATCAAGGACCTCGCAGAAGTCGCGAAAGAGCGTGCAGCGGAGAGTCGTGCCGACGACAAAGAGAAGCTTGCGCAAGATATCGCCGTTGCGGCAATCAAATTCCAGATTCTCAAAGGCAGTACCGGCAAGGACATTATTTTCGAACGCGAACGCGCACTTTCCGTCGAAGGCGATTCAGGACCATATCTCCAGTACACGCACGCACGAACGCATGCGATCGTCGAGAAGGCGAAGGATTCTGGCGTAGAAGCCGCGTTTGATCCTGCTGCATCTGTGCCAGAGCTTGCGCGCCTCATCTTCCGTTTCTATGACGTCGTAAAGCGCTCTCGCGCTGAGCTCGAGCCGCACCATGTGACGAACTACCTCATCGCCGTCGCGGCCGCATTCAATAGCTGGTACGCACAGGAACAGATCCTCGATGGCACTCCTGCCGCAGCGCACAAAGTCGCACTTACCGATATAACCCGCCTCACCCTCAAGAACGGCCTCTGGCTTCTCGGTATCCCGACGCCGGAGAAGGTCTAG
- the secE gene encoding preprotein translocase subunit SecE, with translation MGLGQYIKDTRSELNHVAWPTRVQTIVYTILVVVISILVSLYLGVFDFLFTNGLGKLVETVPAAPQVTPINLDDVQFSTTTSTTTVE, from the coding sequence ATGGGACTCGGACAATACATCAAAGATACCCGCAGCGAACTCAACCACGTCGCGTGGCCGACGCGCGTGCAGACCATCGTGTATACGATCCTTGTGGTTGTTATTTCCATCCTCGTCTCCCTCTATCTCGGCGTGTTCGACTTCCTCTTCACGAACGGCCTCGGCAAGCTCGTTGAAACGGTACCAGCTGCTCCGCAGGTGACTCCGATCAATCTCGACGACGTCCAGTTCTCGACCACTACCAGCACGACCACGGTAGAATAA
- the rplK gene encoding 50S ribosomal protein L11 produces MAKEITKIIKLQIQAGAATPAPPVGTALGPAGVNIGEFVNQFNAQTRPMMGNVVPVVLTVYKDRSFTFIVKKPPASRLVLKKLGIEKGSTKAQNKVAKLTKQQLTEIAEEKMEDLNAYDVEHAKKIIAGTARSMGIDAEL; encoded by the coding sequence ATGGCAAAAGAAATCACTAAAATCATCAAATTGCAGATCCAGGCGGGTGCCGCTACACCGGCTCCTCCTGTCGGTACTGCACTCGGTCCAGCCGGCGTCAACATCGGCGAGTTCGTCAACCAGTTTAACGCGCAGACCCGTCCTATGATGGGCAACGTCGTCCCGGTCGTCCTCACTGTCTACAAGGACCGTTCGTTCACGTTCATCGTGAAGAAGCCGCCGGCATCCCGTCTCGTTCTCAAAAAGCTCGGCATCGAAAAGGGTTCAACCAAAGCTCAGAACAAGGTCGCGAAGCTCACCAAGCAGCAGCTCACGGAGATCGCTGAGGAGAAGATGGAAGACCTCAATGCGTACGATGTAGAGCACGCAAAGAAGATCATCGCCGGTACCGCCCGCTCCATGGGTATCGACGCGGAACTCTAA
- a CDS encoding SIMPL domain-containing protein (The SIMPL domain is named for its presence in mouse protein SIMPL (signalling molecule that associates with mouse pelle-like kinase). Bacterial member BP26, from Brucella, was shown to assemble into a channel-like structure, while YggE from E. coli has been associated with resistance to oxidative stress.): protein MDEQFNGSRAVRFSPPDIIVKTAAAALGVLALFLLIQTVKAMKEYRYVGSGVTATNTITVTGNGEVFAVPDRATFTVSVREEAEDVAGAQDKSTAKINAIIAYLKEAGVEEKDIKTQSYNVNPKYEYTQAACTNFSCPPSNQKLAGFEVYQTLEVKVQDPKKAGELLTGVGGKGASEVSSLSFTVEDEDALRAQAREQAISEAKEKADALAKQLGVSVVRVVGFYEDAGGYPPMPYAYGKGGVAMDAALESRVAPTLPTGENKIVSNVNVTYEIR from the coding sequence ATGGATGAACAATTCAATGGTTCGCGCGCGGTACGTTTCTCGCCGCCGGACATCATCGTCAAGACTGCAGCTGCAGCGCTTGGTGTTTTAGCACTCTTCCTCCTCATACAGACCGTAAAGGCCATGAAGGAGTATCGCTATGTCGGTAGCGGCGTCACGGCGACCAATACCATCACGGTCACCGGTAACGGCGAAGTATTTGCGGTGCCGGACCGTGCGACGTTCACGGTAAGCGTGCGCGAAGAGGCTGAAGATGTTGCGGGTGCACAGGACAAATCGACGGCGAAGATCAATGCGATCATCGCGTACCTTAAGGAAGCCGGCGTCGAAGAGAAAGATATCAAGACGCAGAGCTACAACGTGAATCCGAAGTACGAGTATACGCAGGCGGCATGCACCAACTTCTCGTGTCCGCCATCGAATCAGAAACTTGCCGGCTTTGAGGTCTATCAGACGCTCGAAGTGAAGGTGCAGGATCCGAAGAAAGCTGGGGAGCTGCTCACCGGCGTGGGCGGCAAGGGCGCTTCCGAGGTGAGCTCGCTTTCATTCACCGTTGAAGATGAAGATGCGCTCCGCGCACAGGCCCGCGAGCAGGCAATCAGTGAAGCGAAGGAGAAGGCAGATGCCTTGGCAAAGCAGCTTGGCGTTTCCGTCGTGCGCGTCGTCGGCTTCTACGAAGATGCCGGTGGCTATCCTCCGATGCCGTATGCGTACGGCAAGGGTGGTGTCGCTATGGATGCGGCACTCGAATCCCGCGTCGCACCGACGCTCCCGACCGGTGAGAACAAGATCGTCTCGAACGTGAACGTTACCTACGAGATTCGGTAA
- a CDS encoding DUF1653 domain-containing protein, with protein MADLSEIAQNFKHGTYRHFKGGIYKTICIGRSSEERDQEFVVYQSLDRGHIWIRPLPMFIEEVDRDGYKGPRFSYVAES; from the coding sequence ATGGCGGATCTTTCGGAAATCGCACAGAACTTTAAACATGGTACCTACCGCCATTTCAAGGGTGGAATATATAAGACGATCTGCATCGGGCGAAGCAGCGAAGAGCGAGATCAAGAATTTGTCGTATATCAGTCACTTGATCGTGGACATATTTGGATAAGGCCGTTACCGATGTTTATTGAAGAGGTCGACCGCGACGGATATAAAGGGCCGCGTTTTTCATACGTTGCCGAATCATAG